From the Burkholderia ubonensis subsp. mesacidophila genome, the window GCGCCTTCACGGCGGCGCTGGTGTTCGCGTAGACGACGACGGTGCGGTCCGGGTGCGCATCGCAGAACGCGGAGAATTCGTCGGCCGGACAGCCGAGATCGAGCGAACAGGTGGCGTCGAGGTCCGGCATCAGGATCCGTTTGCCCGGGCTCAGGATCTTCGCGGTTTCGCCCATGAAGCGCACGCCCGCGACGACGAGCGTCTGCGCGTCGTGGTCGCGGCCGAAGCGGGCCATTTCGAGCGAATCGGCGACGCATCCGCCGGTTTCGTCGGCGAGTTCCTGCAATTCGGCGTCCACGTAATAGTGCGCGACCAGGACTGCCTTCTCACGGGCCAGCAACGCCTTGATGCGCGCCTTCAGCGCGGCGCGCTCCTCGGGGGACGGCGTCTCGGGCACCTTGGCCCATGCCTGCCCGACGCCGCAGACGGCGCCTGCCGCGACTGGCCGGTCGTACTCGACGGGTTTGATCGTCGATTGCATCTCCATATCTCCTGTCGGTGGGAGTTAGTGCTTTAGCACTTACTCCCACCCCATGCTTCGCGGTCGACCAGAGTTAGTGCTTTAGCGCTTACTCTGGTCCCATCCTTCGCGGTCGACCAGAGTTGGCGCTTTAGCGCTTACTCCGGCCCCATGCTTTGCGATCGCCCAAAAGAAAAAACCCCGCCAGCGCGGGGTTTGTGACGTCCTGAGATTCTAATCGATTTCGAATCAGGCGTAGCGGCGCAGGCGCATCGCGAATTCCTGCAATGCCTTGATGCCGCTTTGTTCGGCGCGATGGCACCAATCCTGCAATTGGGCCAGCAGCTGTTCGCGCGACGCGGTCGAACGATCCCAGATTGCCGCGAGATCCTGGCGCAGCTGGAAGTACGTCTGCAGCTTCTGGCTGTTCGCGAAAATCTCCGGCAGCAGCTTCTTCTGCGGCTCGTCGAGCCCGTCCGCATCCTTGTGGAACCACTTGCGCGCACCGCGCATCAGCTGGTACTTCTCGCCCGAACCAAGTTCCTTCAGACGCACGAGTTCCTGACGGTACGCCCGCTTGACGGCCTTGCCGTAGCGCGCCATCACCTCGTAGCGGTTCGACAGCACGGCCTGCAGCGTTTCCTGGTCGAGCACCGTCTTCGGCTTGTTCAGGCGCGGCGTCGGCGCGACCTTCTTCACCTTCGCGAGACCGAACGCGGACATGATGCGGATGTACATCCAGCCGATGTCGAACTCGTACCACTTGTTCGACAGCTTCGCGGACGTCGCGAACGTGTGGTGGTTGTTGTGCAGTTCCTCGCCGCCGATCACGATGCCCCACGGGAACAGGTTCGTGCTCGCATCAGCCGAGTTGAAGTTGCGGTAGCCCCAGAAGTGGCCGAAACCGTTGACGACGCCCGCCGCCCAGAACGGGATCCAGACCATCTGCACGGCCCACACGGTCAGGCCGAGCACGCCGAACAGCGCGACGTCGATCACCATCATCAGGCTGACGCCGAGAATCGGGTACTTCGAGTAGATGTTGCGCTCGATCCAGTCGTTCGGCGTGCCGTGGCCGAACTTGCGCATCGTCTCTTCGTTCTTCGCTTCCGCACGGTACAGCTCGGCGCCTTCGAGGAACACCTTCCAGATGCCGCGCGTCTGCGGGCTGTGCGGATCTTCCTCGGTCTCGCACTTCGCGTGGTGCTTGCGGTGAATCGCCGCCCACTGGCCGGTCAGCATCCCGGTCGTCATCCACAGCCAGAGGCGGAAGAAATGGCTGGCGATCGGGTGCAGCTCCAGCGCGCGGTGCGCCTGGCAGCGATGCAGGTAGACCGTCACCCCGATGATCGTCACGTGCGTGACGGCGAGCGCGAACAGCACGATCTGCCACCACGAGAAGCGCAGGAGCCCGTGAGCAAGAAAGTCGAGCAGGGAATTCAACAAGGCAGTTACCTGTGGAGTGAACGACGCCGGCACGCACCGGCGTCAGAAAAATGAAAGCATACCGCTGGATAGACCAGAATTTTACTTCAACCGTTCCAAGTCTTTGTAAAAAATGACTATTTCTTGCCTTGACGCAACGCCGCCAGTCCATCGGCGGACTCCGCCGGCCCGGCGCTCCGCGTCTGGCCGGCTTACACGACCGCGCGGCCGGCCGTGCTCTCGCCGTCCTCGGCGCGCGTCGCCGCGAAACCGTCCGGAAGGCCGACGACGCGCACCTCGCGCTGCGGGAACGGGATCGAGACCCCGTGCTCGGTAAACAGCCGCCAGATGTTGCGGTTCACCGTCGAGCGCACGCCCGACGTGCCTTTCGCGGAATCCTCGATCCAGAAGCCGAGCTCGAGATCGATGCCGTCCGCGCCGAAGCTCACGAGATACGGCGTCGGCGCCGGCTCCTCGAGCACGCGCGGCACGCCCTTCGCGGCTTCGGCGAGCAGCGTCAGCGCGTGCTCGACGTCGCTCGTGTACGCGATCTGCACCGCGACCTTCGCGTAGCCGCGCGTCAGGTACGACGACTGGTTCTGCACGACGTCGGTGATCAGCTTCTCGTTCGGAATCAGCGTCTCGTTGCCATCGAGGCCGCGCACGACCGTGTAGCGCGTGCGGATCTGCGTGACGATGCCCTGCAGCCCGCCGACGCTGATCGCGTCGCCGAGCCGCAGCGACCGGTCGAGCAGGATGATGAAGCCCGATACGTAGTTGCTCGCGATCTTCTGCAGGCCGAAGCCGAGCCCGACGCCGACCGCGCCGCCGAACACGCCGAGCACGGTCACGTCGATGCCGACGAGCGACAGCCCGATCAGCACCGCCGCGAACACGAGCAGCGCGCGTCCGACCCGCGACAGCACGACCTTCAGGTTCGCGTCGAGGGTCGTCGAGCGCGTCAGGCGATCCTCGAGCACCGAGCCGAGCCACATCGCGACCAGCAGCGTCACGCAGATCCACAGCGCGCCGGAGATCAGCGACAGCAGCGTGAGGTGCGCGTTCGCGACGCGGAACTGCACGCTGTCGAGCCACGCGAGCACGTCGCGCTGGATGCCGAGCACGGTCAGCACCATCGCGGCCCACACGACGGTCGACACGATCTTCTCGACGATCGACAGCCACGCGTTGGTGCTGCCGTCGCGCGCGAACACCCGCCGCGCGAAGAAGAACAGCACGTAGATGAGCCCGATGCCGATGAGCGGCACGAGCGCGAGCGACAGCAGCGCCGTCGACATGAACGGGTCGAACGCGAGCTGCGCGATCCAGACGAACACGCCGCCGAACAGCGGGAACAGCGCGCGCTTCAGGCTCTGCGCGCCGGCGCCGGGCCCGCGCCCGGCCGCGCGGCGGCGCGCGTCGATGCGGCCGTGCACGAAGCGCGCGGCGAGCCATGCGAAGCACAGCGCGCCGACCAGGACTGCCGCCTGCCAGAGCATCACCGGCTGGTTGAAGTCCCGGACCACCGACGCGAGGCGCCGCGACAGCAGGCGGCTCTGCAGGTTCTGCATCATCCGTGTGGCCAGCCGTTACGCCTGCGCGCGCCGCTCGAGCACGGCGGCGAAGAAGCCGTCGGTCGCATGGCGGTGCGGCCACAGCGACAGGTAGTCGCCGGTATCGAGCGCGATGCGCTGGTCGGCCAGCACCTTCTGCGCCGGCACCAGCACGAACTCCGGATGATCGGCGAGGAACTGCGCGACGATCGCCTCGTTCTCCGCGTCGAGCACGCTGCAGGTCGCGTAGACGAGCCGCCCGCCCTTCTTCACGAGACGCGCGGCGCTCGCGAGGATCGACGCCTGCTTCGGCGCGAGCTCCTCGATCGACGTGCGCGACTGGCGCCACTTCAGGTCCGGGTTGCGGCGCAGCGTGCCGAGGCCGCTGCACGGCGCGTCGACCAGCACGCGGTCGATCTTGCCGGCGAGCCGCTTGATCTTCGCGTCGTGCTCGCTGTCGATCAGCACCGGGTTCACGTTCGACAGGCCGCTGCGCGCAAGGCGCGGCTTCAGCTTCGCGAGCCGCTTCTCGGACACGTCGAACGCATACAGGCGGCCGGTCGAGCGCATCATCGCGCCGAGCGCGAGGGTCTTGCCGCCCGCGCCCGCGCAGAAATCGACGACCATCTCGCCACGGCGCGGCGCGACGAGCGAGCACAGCAGCTGGCTGCCCTCGTCCTGCACCTCGATCTGGCCTTCCTCGAACAGCCTGAGCTTGGTGAGCGCCGGCTTGCCGACGACGCGCACGCCGAACGGCGCGAACGGCGTCGCGCCCGCGTCAATGCCGTTCGCGCGCAGCGCGTCGATCACCTGGTCGCGGGTCGCCTTCTGCGCGTTCGCGCGCAGGTCGAGCGGCGCCGGGTAGTTCATCGCGGCGGCAAGCTGCGCGAGTTCCTCGGCGTCGAAGCGCGACGACAGCGCCTGGTGGATCCAGTCCGGCAGGTTCGTGCGCACGCGCACCGGCAGGCTCGCCGGATCGATCTTCGACACGTGTTCGAGCCAGGCCGCTTCCGCGTCGGACACGAACGGCTTCAGCGCGTTGCGGCCGACCGTCTGCATCAGGCCGAGCAGCGTCAGGCGCCGCGCGGGGCTGCCCGTGCCGCTCTCGGCGAGGTGCGCGAACTCCATCTTCCGGCGCAGCACCGCGAACACGGCCTCGGCAATCACGCCGCGCTCGGCATGCCCGAGCTTCGGGTGCGCGCGGAAGAACCGGCTCGTCGTCGCGTCGGCGGGGCCGGCGAACTTCAGCACCTCGGCCAGCAAAGTCTCGGTCTGGCCGATCAGGAATCCGTGCAGCTTCATACGCCCTCACTTGTTTCGGTATGCGGTTGGTCCGCGAAAATCCAGCGCGCCTCTTCCGGCGCCACGACCGCGCGGCCGTTCTCGAGGCGCAGGCGCCCTTCGACGAACCAGCGCACCGCGCGCGGATACAGCACGTGCTCGACCGTCAGCACGCGCTGCGCGAGCGCCGCCGCGTCGTCGCCCGCGCGCACGGGCACCGCGCCCTGCGCGACGATCGCGCCACTGTCGAGTTCGGGAATCACGAAATGCACGCTCGCGCCATGCAGCGCGACACCCGCGTCCAGCGCCTGCTGGTGCGTGTGGATGCCCTTGAAGCTCGGCAGCAGCGACGGATGGATGTTCAGCAGCCGGCCCTCGTATTGTCTGACGAATGCCGGCGTGAGGATGCGCATGAAGCCCGCGAGGACGACGAGGTCAGGCTCGAAACGGTCGATTTCGGCGGCGAGCGCCGCGTCGAAGCTGTCGCGGCCGTCGAACGACCGGTGGTCGACCACCGCGGTCGCCACCCCGTGCGACGCGGCAAAAGCCAGGCCGGCCGCGTCGGGCCGGTTGGCGATCACGGCGGCAACCTCGGCGGGCCACCGCTCCTGCGCACACGCGCGGACGATGGCTTCCATGTTGCTGCCGCGACCGGAAATCAGGATCACGAGTTTTTTCATCCGCGAATTTTACCATTCGGCCTCGGGTTTCCCGCCGCCTGAGCCGCCGGCCCGCCCGAACGTTTATAATCTTCTGCTTTGCGGCCTCGATCCGCTCATTCCCCGACGCTGCACCCGCTATCGTGAAAGTCTTCCGCGGCCTGCCCAACGCCGAAAGCCGCGCCCCGTGCGCGCTGACGATCGGCAACTTCGACGGTGTCCATCGCGGCCACCAGGCCCTGCTCGCGCGCGTGCGCGCGGCAGCGGACGCGCGCGGCCTGCCCGTCTGCGTGATGACCTTCGAGCCGCACCCGCGCGAATTCTTCAATCCCGCCGGCGCGCCGCCGCGCATCGCGATGCTGCGCGACAAGCTGGAAGCGCTGCGCGAGCACGGCGTCGACCGGGTCGTCGTCGAGCACTTCAACCACACGTTCGCCAGCCAGTCGCCGCAGGCGTTCGTCGAGCGCACGCTCGTGGGCGGGCTGCACACGCGCTGGATGATGGTCGGCGACGATTTCTGCTACGGCGCGAAGCGCGCGGGCACGTTCGACACGCTGAAGGCGGCCGGCGAGCAGTACGGCTTCGAGGTCGAGCAGATGGGCACGGTCGCCGGCAGCGACGGCACGCGCATCTCCAGCTCGGGCGTGCGCGCCGCGCTCGCGGCGGGCGATCTCGCCGCGGCCGCGCAGGCGCTCGGCCACGGCTACGCGATCAGCGGCCACGTCACGCACGGCCTGAAGCTCGGCCGCGACCTCGGCTTCCCGACGCTGAACCTGCCGATCGCGCACAAGCGGCCGGCGCTGATGGGCATCTTCGTCGTCCAGGTCCACGGCCTCGCCGACACCCCGCTGCCCGGCGTCGCGAGCCTCGGGCTGCGCCCGACCGTCGTCGATTCGGGCCGCGTGCTGCTTGAAGTGCACCTGCTCGACTGGCACGGCGACGCATACGGCAAGCTCGTGCGCGTCGAATTCCTGCAGAAGCTGCGCGACGAAGCGAAGTTCGACGATCTCGAAGCGCTGTCGCGCGCGATCGCGCAGGACGTCGCGAATGCCCGCGCGTACTTCGCGGCGCGCGACCACGCGCCCGGCAGCCGCACGACCGGCTTCTCGACGTCGGCCACCGACCGAATTAGCTGACCCCGGCTGGCGGCGCTGTGCGCCGCATCCCGGCGCCGCCGACGCGCGCGCTCACCCGATTCACGACGCACGAGCGTCCCTCGATTTGATAGCGATCTCATCATGAGCAACAAGAAAGCCGATTCGAAACCGCAGGCCAAGTATCCGGTCAACCTGCTCGACACGCCGTTCCCGATGCGCGGCGACCTGCCGAAGCGCGAGCCGCAGTGGGTCAAGGAATGGGAAGCGCGCGGCATCTACGAGAAGATCCGCGCGGCCAGCCAGGGCCGGCCGAAGTTCATCCTGCACGACGGCCCGCCGTACGCGAACGGCGACATCCACCTCGGCCACGCGGTGAACAAGATCCTGAAGGACATCGTCGTCAAGTCGCGCAACATGGCGGGCTTCGACGCGCCGTACGTGCCGGGCTGGGACTGCCACGGCATGCCGATCGAGATCCAGATCGAGAAGCAGTTCGGCAAGTCGCTGCCGGCGGCCGAAGTGATGACCAAGGCGCGCGCGTACGCGACCGAGCAGATCGAGAAGCAGAAGGCCGGCTTCAAGCGGCTCGGCGTGCTGGGCGACTGGGGCAACCCGTACAAGACGATGAACTTCGTCAACGAGGCGGAAGAGATCCGCGCGCTCGGCAAGATCATCGAGAAGGGCTACGTGTATCGCGGCCTGAAGCCGGTGAACTGGTGCTTCGACTGCGGCTCGGCGCTCGCCGAGGCGGAAGTCGAGTACAAGGACCGCACCGACCCGACGATCGACGTGATGTTCCCGTTCGCGGAGCCGGAAAAGACCGCGCAGGCGTTCGGCCTGCCGGCGCTGCCGCGCGCCGATGGCGGCATCGTGATCTGGACCACCACGCCGTGGACGATCCCGGCGAACCAGGCGCTGAACCTGCATCCGGAGATCGTCTACGCGCTCGTCGACACCGAGCGCGGCCTGCTGATCATCGCGGAAGAGCGCGTCGCCGCGTGCATGGAGGACTTCAAGCTGACCGGCCGCGTCGTCGCGACGACGCCCGGCGAGAAGCTCGTCAACCTGCGCTTCAACCACCCGCTCGCCGCGGCCCACCCCGGCTACAAGCGCACGGCGCCCGTCTATCTCGGCGACTACGTGACGACCGACACCGGCACCGGCGTCGTGCACTCGTCGCCCGCGTACGGCGTCGAGGACTTCGTTTCCTGCAAGGCGCACGGGATGACCGACTCGGACATCATCAACCCGGTGATGGGCGACGGCCGCTACATCGAATCGCTGCCGCTGTTCGGCGGCCTGTCGATCTGGGACGCGAACCCGAAGGTCGTCGACGCGCTGAACGCAGCCGGCACGCTGCTGCGCAACGAGAAGTACGCGCACAGCTACATGCACTGCTGGCGCCACAAGACGCCGATCATCTACCGCGCGACGTCGCAGTGGTTCGCGGGCATGGACGTGACGCCGCACGACGGCGGCAAGACGCTGCGCGAAACCGCGCTCGCGGGCGTCGACGCGACCGCGTTCTACCCGTCGTGGGGCAAGCAGCGCCTGCACAGCATGATCGAGAACCGCCCGGACTGGACGCTGTCGCGCCAGCGCCAATGGGGCGTGCCGATGGCGTTCTTCGTGCACAAGGAAACCGGCGAGCTGCATCCGCGCACGCTGGAGCTGCTGGAAGAAGTCGCGAAGCGCGTCGAGCAGTCGGGCATCGAAGCCTGGCAATCGCTCGATCCGCGCGAGCTGATCGGCGACGACGCGAACATGTACGAGAAGAACCGCGACACGCTCGACGTGTGGTTCGACTCGGGCACGACCCACTGGCACGTGCTGCGCGGCTCGCACAAGGACGCGCTGCAGTTCCCGGCCGACCTGTACCTCGAAGGCTCGGACCAGCACCGCGGCTGGTTCCACTCGTCGCTGCTGACCGCGTCGATGATCGACGGCTGCGCGCCGTACAAGGGCCTGCTCACGCACGGCTTCACCGTCGACGGCGAAGGCCGCAAGATGAGCAAGTCGCTCGGCAACGGCATCGACCCGCATGAAGTCGCGAACCGCCTCGGCGCGGAAATCATCCGCCTGTGGATCGCATCGACCGACTACTCGGGCGAGCTCGCGATCTCCGAGGAAATCCTGAAGCGCGTGACGGAAGGCTATCGCCGCATCCGCAACACGCTGCGCTTCCTGCTCGCGAACCTGTCCGACTTCGACTATGCGCAGCATGCGCTGCCGGTCGGCGAATGGCTCGAGATCGACCGCTACGCGGTCGCGTTCTCCGCGCAGCTGCAGGCGGAGCTGCTCGCGCACTACGAGAAGTACGAGTTCCATCCGGTCGTCGCGAAGCTGCAGACGTACTGCTCGGAAGACCTCGGCGGCTTCTACCTCGACGTGCTGAAGGATCGCCTGTACACGAGCGCGGCCGATTCGAAGGCGCGCCGCTCCGCGCAGACGGCGCTCTATCACCTGACGCAGGGCCTGCTGCGCGTGCTCGCGCCGTTCCTGTCGTTCACCGCCGAGGAAGCGTGGAAGGTGTTCCAGCCGGCCAGCGACACGATCTTCACGGAAACGTACTACGCGTATCCGGACGTCGCCGAAGCGGACGCGCTGATCGCGAAGTGGACGCTCCTGCGCGACGTGCGCGGCAACGTCACGAAGGCGCTCGAGGAAGCGCGCACCGCGAACCGCATCGGCTCGTCGCTGCAGGCGGAAGTCACGGTGCATGCGAGCGGCGCGCGCTACGACGCGCTGACGAGCCTCGCCGACGACCTGAAGTTCGTGCTGATCACGTCGGCGGCAACGGTGGTCAAGGTCGACGACGAAGCGCACGAGAGCGTCGACGTGGCCGCGTCGACGTACCAGAAGTGCGAGCGCTGCTGGCACTACCGCGAGGACGTCGGCGCGCACGCCGACCACCCGACGCTGTGTGGCCGCTGCTTCTCGAACCTGTTTGAAAACGGTGAACTCCGGAGCGCTGCATAAATGGCGAAAACCCTGTCGAAATCGGCAAGTGGCGCGCTCGCGCCGTGGCTCGGCATTTCGCTGATCGTCATCCTGTTCGACCAGCTGACGAAGATCGCGATCCTGAAGACCTTCGCGTACGGCGCGCAGCATGCGCTGACGTCGTTCTTCAATCTCGTGCTCGTCTATAACCAGGGCGCCGCGTTCGGCTTTCTCGCGGCGGCGGGCGGCTGGCAGCGCTGGGCGTTCACCGCGCTCGGCATCGGCGCGACGATCGTGATCTGCTACCTGCTCAAGCGCCACGGCCACCAGCGCCTGTTCAGCCTGTCGCTCGCGCTGATCCTCGGCGGCGCGCTCGGCAACGTGATCGACCGGCTCGTCTACGGCCACGTGATCGACTTCCTCGACTTCCACGTCGGCGCCTGGCATTTCCCGGCGTTCAACCTCGCCGATTCCGCGATCACGGTCGGCGCGGTGCTGCTGATCTACGACGAACTGCGTCGCGTGCGCGGCGCGCGCTGAGCCCGCATAAAGCGCGCATACTCTGCGTCGACGGCCGGCCTCGCGCCGGCCGTCTTGATCGACCCCTTCGGAGGCCCGAGTTGGCACACGCAGAACTCGCAGGAAAACACCTCGTCCTCGGCCTGACGGGCGGCATCGCCTGCTACAAGATCGCCGAGCTCACCCGCCTGCTCACCAAGGCGGGCGCGACCGTGCAGGTCGCGATGACCGAAGCCGCGACCCAGTTCATCACCCCCGTCACGATGCAGGCGCTGTCCGGCCGGCCCGTCTACACGAGCCAGTGGGACCCGCGCGTCGACAACAACATGGCGCACATCGACCTGTCGCGCGAAGCCGACGCGATCGTCATCGCGCCCGCGTCGACCGACTTCCTCGCGAAGCTCGCGCACGGGTTCGCGGACGACCTGCTGTCGACGCTGTGCGTCGCGCGCGATTGCCCGCTGCTCGTCGTGCCCGCGATGAACCGCCAGATGTGGCAGAACCCGGCCACCCAGCGCAACGTCGCGCAGCTGCGCGCGGACGGCGTGTCGGTGCTCGGTCCCGATTCGGGCGCGCAGGCGTGCGGCGAGGTCGGCGACGGCCGCATGCTCGAGCCGGAGGCGATCTACGAAGCGATCGTCTCGCACTTCCAGCCGAAGCGGCTCGCGCACCGGCGCGTGCTGATCACGGCCGGCCCGACGTTCGAACCGCTCGATCCGGTGCGCGGGCTCACCAACCGCTCGAGCGGCAAGATGGGCTTCGCGCTCGCGCGCGCGGCGCAGCAGGCCGGCGCGGA encodes:
- the lspA gene encoding signal peptidase II — translated: MAKTLSKSASGALAPWLGISLIVILFDQLTKIAILKTFAYGAQHALTSFFNLVLVYNQGAAFGFLAAAGGWQRWAFTALGIGATIVICYLLKRHGHQRLFSLSLALILGGALGNVIDRLVYGHVIDFLDFHVGAWHFPAFNLADSAITVGAVLLIYDELRRVRGAR
- a CDS encoding DesA family fatty acid desaturase — translated: MLNSLLDFLAHGLLRFSWWQIVLFALAVTHVTIIGVTVYLHRCQAHRALELHPIASHFFRLWLWMTTGMLTGQWAAIHRKHHAKCETEEDPHSPQTRGIWKVFLEGAELYRAEAKNEETMRKFGHGTPNDWIERNIYSKYPILGVSLMMVIDVALFGVLGLTVWAVQMVWIPFWAAGVVNGFGHFWGYRNFNSADASTNLFPWGIVIGGEELHNNHHTFATSAKLSNKWYEFDIGWMYIRIMSAFGLAKVKKVAPTPRLNKPKTVLDQETLQAVLSNRYEVMARYGKAVKRAYRQELVRLKELGSGEKYQLMRGARKWFHKDADGLDEPQKKLLPEIFANSQKLQTYFQLRQDLAAIWDRSTASREQLLAQLQDWCHRAEQSGIKALQEFAMRLRRYA
- the ileS gene encoding isoleucine--tRNA ligase; translated protein: MSNKKADSKPQAKYPVNLLDTPFPMRGDLPKREPQWVKEWEARGIYEKIRAASQGRPKFILHDGPPYANGDIHLGHAVNKILKDIVVKSRNMAGFDAPYVPGWDCHGMPIEIQIEKQFGKSLPAAEVMTKARAYATEQIEKQKAGFKRLGVLGDWGNPYKTMNFVNEAEEIRALGKIIEKGYVYRGLKPVNWCFDCGSALAEAEVEYKDRTDPTIDVMFPFAEPEKTAQAFGLPALPRADGGIVIWTTTPWTIPANQALNLHPEIVYALVDTERGLLIIAEERVAACMEDFKLTGRVVATTPGEKLVNLRFNHPLAAAHPGYKRTAPVYLGDYVTTDTGTGVVHSSPAYGVEDFVSCKAHGMTDSDIINPVMGDGRYIESLPLFGGLSIWDANPKVVDALNAAGTLLRNEKYAHSYMHCWRHKTPIIYRATSQWFAGMDVTPHDGGKTLRETALAGVDATAFYPSWGKQRLHSMIENRPDWTLSRQRQWGVPMAFFVHKETGELHPRTLELLEEVAKRVEQSGIEAWQSLDPRELIGDDANMYEKNRDTLDVWFDSGTTHWHVLRGSHKDALQFPADLYLEGSDQHRGWFHSSLLTASMIDGCAPYKGLLTHGFTVDGEGRKMSKSLGNGIDPHEVANRLGAEIIRLWIASTDYSGELAISEEILKRVTEGYRRIRNTLRFLLANLSDFDYAQHALPVGEWLEIDRYAVAFSAQLQAELLAHYEKYEFHPVVAKLQTYCSEDLGGFYLDVLKDRLYTSAADSKARRSAQTALYHLTQGLLRVLAPFLSFTAEEAWKVFQPASDTIFTETYYAYPDVAEADALIAKWTLLRDVRGNVTKALEEARTANRIGSSLQAEVTVHASGARYDALTSLADDLKFVLITSAATVVKVDDEAHESVDVAASTYQKCERCWHYREDVGAHADHPTLCGRCFSNLFENGELRSAA
- a CDS encoding mechanosensitive ion channel family protein, giving the protein MQNLQSRLLSRRLASVVRDFNQPVMLWQAAVLVGALCFAWLAARFVHGRIDARRRAAGRGPGAGAQSLKRALFPLFGGVFVWIAQLAFDPFMSTALLSLALVPLIGIGLIYVLFFFARRVFARDGSTNAWLSIVEKIVSTVVWAAMVLTVLGIQRDVLAWLDSVQFRVANAHLTLLSLISGALWICVTLLVAMWLGSVLEDRLTRSTTLDANLKVVLSRVGRALLVFAAVLIGLSLVGIDVTVLGVFGGAVGVGLGFGLQKIASNYVSGFIILLDRSLRLGDAISVGGLQGIVTQIRTRYTVVRGLDGNETLIPNEKLITDVVQNQSSYLTRGYAKVAVQIAYTSDVEHALTLLAEAAKGVPRVLEEPAPTPYLVSFGADGIDLELGFWIEDSAKGTSGVRSTVNRNIWRLFTEHGVSIPFPQREVRVVGLPDGFAATRAEDGESTAGRAVV
- the purN gene encoding phosphoribosylglycinamide formyltransferase, whose amino-acid sequence is MKKLVILISGRGSNMEAIVRACAQERWPAEVAAVIANRPDAAGLAFAASHGVATAVVDHRSFDGRDSFDAALAAEIDRFEPDLVVLAGFMRILTPAFVRQYEGRLLNIHPSLLPSFKGIHTHQQALDAGVALHGASVHFVIPELDSGAIVAQGAVPVRAGDDAAALAQRVLTVEHVLYPRAVRWFVEGRLRLENGRAVVAPEEARWIFADQPHTETSEGV
- a CDS encoding RsmB/NOP family class I SAM-dependent RNA methyltransferase, coding for MKLHGFLIGQTETLLAEVLKFAGPADATTSRFFRAHPKLGHAERGVIAEAVFAVLRRKMEFAHLAESGTGSPARRLTLLGLMQTVGRNALKPFVSDAEAAWLEHVSKIDPASLPVRVRTNLPDWIHQALSSRFDAEELAQLAAAMNYPAPLDLRANAQKATRDQVIDALRANGIDAGATPFAPFGVRVVGKPALTKLRLFEEGQIEVQDEGSQLLCSLVAPRRGEMVVDFCAGAGGKTLALGAMMRSTGRLYAFDVSEKRLAKLKPRLARSGLSNVNPVLIDSEHDAKIKRLAGKIDRVLVDAPCSGLGTLRRNPDLKWRQSRTSIEELAPKQASILASAARLVKKGGRLVYATCSVLDAENEAIVAQFLADHPEFVLVPAQKVLADQRIALDTGDYLSLWPHRHATDGFFAAVLERRAQA
- the coaBC gene encoding bifunctional phosphopantothenoylcysteine decarboxylase/phosphopantothenate--cysteine ligase CoaBC — translated: MAHAELAGKHLVLGLTGGIACYKIAELTRLLTKAGATVQVAMTEAATQFITPVTMQALSGRPVYTSQWDPRVDNNMAHIDLSREADAIVIAPASTDFLAKLAHGFADDLLSTLCVARDCPLLVVPAMNRQMWQNPATQRNVAQLRADGVSVLGPDSGAQACGEVGDGRMLEPEAIYEAIVSHFQPKRLAHRRVLITAGPTFEPLDPVRGLTNRSSGKMGFALARAAQQAGAEVHLVAGPVALDTPWGVYRQDVQTAQQMYDAVMHAVADADIFIAVAAVADWRVAQPAEHKMKKSADRKMPALTFVENPDILASVAALPDPPFCVGFAAESNDLDVHGDEKRKRKNVPLLVGNLGPLTFGRDDNEVVLFEAAGITRLPRAPKDELAHVLVDEIAKRLPDNRLI
- a CDS encoding bifunctional riboflavin kinase/FAD synthetase; its protein translation is MKVFRGLPNAESRAPCALTIGNFDGVHRGHQALLARVRAAADARGLPVCVMTFEPHPREFFNPAGAPPRIAMLRDKLEALREHGVDRVVVEHFNHTFASQSPQAFVERTLVGGLHTRWMMVGDDFCYGAKRAGTFDTLKAAGEQYGFEVEQMGTVAGSDGTRISSSGVRAALAAGDLAAAAQALGHGYAISGHVTHGLKLGRDLGFPTLNLPIAHKRPALMGIFVVQVHGLADTPLPGVASLGLRPTVVDSGRVLLEVHLLDWHGDAYGKLVRVEFLQKLRDEAKFDDLEALSRAIAQDVANARAYFAARDHAPGSRTTGFSTSATDRIS